The genomic DNA TCTGAGCTCGATAAAATTAAGGCGGCACTTAACGCAATGGAAATGGGGACTTATGGAAAGTGTACCATTTGCGATGTAGATATCCCGTTTGAACGACTAAAAGCAATTCCTACAACGCTCTATTGTAAAAAACATAGCCCTGAACAAATAATACCTTCTGATCGCCCTAGTGAAGAAAATGTTCTTGAACCAGCCCATAACAACTTTTTTCAACATCGACAAAATAGGGAAGTATTTGATCATGAAGATAGCTTTCAAGAAGTTGCACGCTTTGGTACATCTGAAACTCCGTCCGATTTAGCAGGTGACTATGAATCATATGAGAGTCTTTACAACGAAAGTCATGATGATGAGGGCTTTACGGAAGATATTGAAACTTTTTTAGCAACTGATATGACTGGTACAAAAATAGAAGTTTATCCATCAAAAAAACACGAAGAATACGAAGCGTCTCTTGATAAAGAAAATATAGAATCAATAATTGGAAACATCCCCTATAAGCAAAAAGATGGATATGTAGACAATAAAAATAAACCATTTTCAAAAGGAAAGTGAGGTGACGATGTGGGGAGAAATAAAGAACAAACACATTTCAAACCAGCATTATTTGAAGCAGCTGATGGAAAAATTTTAGCGATTGATATGTTCAGAGGCCCTTATCCAGGAGCTTTCTCTAATTTAGACTTTAATAGTCCCGAGTACCTTTTAAAGAAAAAGAACATAAAACAAATTGATTAATGAAAAAGCTGTTGTTCATTTGAACAACAGCTTTTTATGACCCGTACGGGATTCGAACCCGTGTTACCGCCGTGAAAGGGCGGTGTCTTAACCACTTGACCAACGGGCCAGATGAAGTGACGGAGAAGGAGGGATTTGAACCCTCGCGCCGCTTACGCGACCTACGCCCTTAGCAGGGGCGCCTCTTCAGCCTCTTGAGTACTTCCCCAAATATGGCTCCGCAGGTAGGATTCGAACCTACGACCGTTCGGTTAACAGCCGAATGCTCTACCACTGAGCTACTGCGGAATAACATCATATGATGGGCCTAAGTGGACTCGAACCACCGACCTCACGCTTATCAGGCGTGCGCTCTAACCAGCTGAGCTATAGGCCCAATTTATATTGGAGCGGGTGATGGGAATCGAACCCACGACATCAGCTTGGAAGGCTGAAGTTTTACCACTAAACTACACCCGCGTATATAATTTATTATGGGGCGACTAGTGGGAATCGAACCCACGAGTGTCGGAGCCACAATCCGATGCGTTAACCACTTCGCCATAGCCGCCATAGTTTAAAAACTCTAGTCAAGGTTAACGGCCTATTGACAATGGTGGCTCGGGACGGAATCGAACCGCCGACACAAGGATTTTCAGTCCTTTGCTCTACCGACTGAGCTACCGAGCCTATGTATATAATAATAATGGCGGTCCCGACGGGAATCGAACCCGCGATCTCCTGCGTGACAGGCAGGCATGTTAACCGCTACACCACGGGACCATATTTAAATATTTATTGCGGGGGCAGGATTTGAACCTACGACCTTCGGGTTATGAGCCCGACGAGCTACCAGACTGCTCCACCCCGCGATAATATAAACTTACATGACGGAGGAAGAGGGATTCGAACCCCCGCGGGCTTTAACACCCCTGTCGGTTTTCAAGACCGATCCCTTCAGCCGGACTTGGGTATTCCTCCATATAAGGTAAAGATGGTGGACCTTGTAGGACTCGAACCTACGACCGGACGGTTATGAGCCGTCTGCTCTAACCAGCTGAGCTAAAGGTCCTTTTAAATGGTAGCGGCGGAGGGGATCGAACCCACGACCTCACGGGTATGAACCGTACGCTCTAGCCAGCTGAGCTACGCCGCCAATATAAAGGACAAAATATGGTGGAGCCTAGCGGGATCGAACCGCTGACCTCCTGCGTGCAAGGCAGGCGCTCTCCCAGCTGAGCTAAGGCCCCATTAAATTATTTATAATCGGGAAGACAGGATTCGAACCTGCGACCCCATGGTCCCAAACCATGTGCTCTACCAAGCTGAGCTACTTCCCGGATATATCTATTATGTATGGCGCGCCCGAAAGGAGTCGAACCCATAACCTTCTGATCCGTAGTCAGACGCTCTATCCAATTGAGCTACGGGCGCTTATAGTGCCGAGAACCGGAATCGAACCGGTACGGTAGTCACCTACCGCAGGATTTTAAGTCCTGTGCGTCTGCCTGTTCCGCCACCCCGGCAAATGATCGAGAGCGGAAGACGGGATTCGAACCCGCGACCCCCACCTTGGCAAGGTGGTGTTCTACCACTGAACTACTTCCGCAAAATAGTGCGGGTGAAGGGACTTGAA from Bacillus aquiflavi includes the following:
- a CDS encoding TraR/DksA C4-type zinc finger protein codes for the protein MITRQQIEILKNELKEIKQMRENQLKRNKEGSLEGDNSRETVGELSLYDNHPADMGTELFEREKDFALEEHADSELDKIKAALNAMEMGTYGKCTICDVDIPFERLKAIPTTLYCKKHSPEQIIPSDRPSEENVLEPAHNNFFQHRQNREVFDHEDSFQEVARFGTSETPSDLAGDYESYESLYNESHDDEGFTEDIETFLATDMTGTKIEVYPSKKHEEYEASLDKENIESIIGNIPYKQKDGYVDNKNKPFSKGK